The Dysidea avara chromosome 13, odDysAvar1.4, whole genome shotgun sequence genome includes a region encoding these proteins:
- the LOC136242280 gene encoding uncharacterized protein — MLAPLLFLLYINDLPSRVRSKVKLYADDVLLYSYIKSETDCQALQEDLDALAQCTRIWQMEFNPSKCEFLRITNKKNPVVFNYCIEAVPIVQVAHTKYLDTTISSNLSWNEHIQRIINKAKQVNNFLYRNLREYPTHIKCNCYKIMVCPIIEYAASAWDSHTLLNIIKLESIQRTAARFCFNDFSRYSSVTNMLSSLNLPLLQARRIQANLSTFYKIINGYLIVPTDDLTPKLSSLRSGYYHQPMTLIDANKFSFFPSAIKLWNQLPADVINSSTPNEFCNNLRFCKYLHLYTYRTKTTEPTEQRIEEKKEEGLRQPRGVPPPVSG, encoded by the exons ATGCTAGCCCCACTGCTCTttctattgtatataaatgatttaccTTCTCGAGTACGCTCTAAAGTAAAGTTGTATGCCGATGATGTATTACTTTACTCCTACATAAAATCTGAAACTGATTGTCAGGCATTACAAGAAGACCTAGATGCCCTCGCACAATGTACACGCATTTGGCAGATGGAGTTTAACCCCAGCAAATGTGAATTcttgagaattaccaataagAAAAACCCCGTTGTCTTCAATTACTGCATtgaagctgtacctattgtcCAAGTTGCTCATACCAAATACCTTGACACAACAATTTCAAGCAACCTTTCATGGAATGAGCATATCCAAAGGATTATCAACAAggccaaacaagtaaacaactttttGTATCGTAACTTACGTGAATATCCTACTCACATTAAATGTAATTGTTACAAGATTATGGTTTGTCCAATCATTGAATATGCTGCGTCTGCTTGGGATTCCCACACCTTGTTGAATATAATCAAGCTAGAATCAATCCAGAGAACTGCTGCTAGATTTTGCTTTAATGACTTTTCAAGATAttcaagtgttactaacatgttgtcttctcttaatCTACCATTGTTACAGGCAAGAAGAATCCAAGCTAAtttaagtactttttacaaaataattaacggatatttgattgtgcctacagatgatcttacccctaaactttcaagtttaaggagtggctactatcaccaaccaatgacaCTAATTGATGCgaacaaattttccttttttcCATCAGCCATCAagttatggaaccaactccctgctgatgtaattaattcctctacccctaatgagttttgtaataacttaa GGTTTTGCAAATACCTACACCTCTACACCtacagaactaaaacaacagaacctacagaacaaaGAATAGAAGAGAAGAAAGAAGAGGGGCTTAGACAGCCCCGAGGCGTCCCTCCCCCAGTGTCAGGTTGA
- the LOC136243062 gene encoding uncharacterized protein: MSKYLVLLLLFATALANNEESFLGTSQANPATSCHDIYQHNPTSRGSVGQYWIKTSEGLFEVTCNMKLKCDGVEGGWMQVVDVDMNRDDSCPGTWHKITTPRKLCIGKLVGPSCASTQFYVKGVDYQHICGQTKAYQKGSPDAFVSRKQSIDDAYVDGISITLGSPRKHVWTYAAGLSDDHDNDCCNCPCATHPGPPPPAFVGNHYYCESGNVGTWDGASYHLSDPLWDGTGCGTGNGCCAQIGMPWFYRKLPVCVTDDFEVRICIDQSYSDEDVAIEKLELYIK, encoded by the coding sequence ATGTCAAAGTACCTTGTTCTACTACTGCTGTTTGCAACTGCCTTGGCTAACAACGAAGAAAGTTTTCTTGGCACAAGCCAAGCCAATCCTGCTACTTCTTGTCATGATATATACCAGCATAATCCTACTAGTAGAGGAAGTGTTGGACAATACTGGATAAAGACTAGTGAAGGATTGTTTGAGGTCACTTGTAACATGAAGCTAAAGTGTGATGGTGTTGAAGGAGGATGGATGCAAGTTGTTGATGTAGACATGAATCGAGATGATAGTTGTCCAGGAACATGGCACAAGATCACCACTCCCAGGAAACTGTGCATAGGAAAACTAGTTGGTCCTTCATGTGCTTCTACACAATTTTATGTGAAGGGAGTTGACTATCAACACATTTGTGGACAAACTAAGGCTTATCAAAAGGGATCACCAGATGCATTTGTCAGTCGGAAACAATCTATTGATGATGCATATGTCGATGGTATTTCCATCACTTTAGGATCACCACGTAAACATGTCTGGACATATGCTGCTGGTTTAAGTGACGACCATGATAATGATTGTTGTAATTGTCCATGTGCCACTCATCCTGGTCCCCCTCCACCTGCTTTTGTAGGGAATCactactactgtgagtctggaaATGTAGGAACATGGGATGGTGCTTCATACCACCTATCAGACCCTTTATGGGATGGTACTGGTTGTGGCACTGGTAATGGATGTTGTGCTCAAATTGGTATGCCGTGGTTCTATAGGAAATTACCAGTGTGTGTGACTGATGATTTTGAAGTTCGTATCTGTATAGACCAAAGTTATTCTGATGAAGATGTAGCCATTGAGAAGCTAGAACTCTACATTAAGTAG